One genomic region from Saprospiraceae bacterium encodes:
- a CDS encoding NAD(P)-dependent alcohol dehydrogenase, with amino-acid sequence MKAVVHTKYGPPEVAKLTEVPKPIPKDNEVLIKVYASTVNRTDAGFRSAEYFISRFWSGLLRPKYQILGCEFAGIIEDIGSKVTTYKNGDRVFGYNDKTFGGHGAYLTIAENDAFALLPNNLSFEEAAPISEGAHYALNNIRASKIKPGQKALVYGATGAIGSSAVQLLKHFGSEVTAVCNTKNIDLVKSLGAKVVIDYQTQDFRTTESKFDFIFDAVGKSSFNQCKPLLTKKGIYISTELGKNAANIFYALITPILGGKKVLFPIPTANKEDILFLKELVEKREFKPVIDRQYKLDQIVEAYKYVESGQKTGNVVLKIIE; translated from the coding sequence ATGAAAGCCGTAGTGCATACAAAATATGGCCCGCCGGAAGTGGCCAAATTAACAGAGGTCCCTAAACCTATCCCAAAAGATAACGAAGTACTGATCAAAGTCTATGCATCAACAGTAAACAGAACAGACGCTGGTTTTCGCAGCGCCGAGTATTTTATTTCCCGATTTTGGTCCGGACTTTTACGACCAAAATATCAAATATTGGGTTGTGAGTTTGCCGGTATAATTGAAGATATAGGATCAAAAGTAACTACCTACAAAAATGGAGATCGTGTATTTGGATATAATGACAAAACATTTGGGGGGCATGGAGCGTATTTAACCATTGCTGAAAATGATGCCTTTGCATTATTACCCAACAACTTAAGTTTTGAAGAAGCTGCCCCTATATCCGAAGGTGCCCACTATGCATTAAATAATATCAGAGCCTCAAAAATCAAACCTGGTCAAAAAGCTTTGGTGTATGGGGCTACTGGTGCAATTGGTTCTTCTGCAGTGCAATTGCTCAAACACTTTGGTTCGGAGGTAACAGCTGTATGCAATACAAAAAATATAGACCTGGTAAAATCTCTTGGTGCCAAAGTCGTGATTGATTATCAAACTCAGGATTTCAGGACGACAGAAAGTAAATTTGATTTTATTTTTGATGCAGTAGGTAAAAGTTCATTTAATCAATGCAAGCCATTGCTCACTAAAAAAGGTATTTATATTTCTACAGAACTCGGTAAAAATGCAGCGAATATATTCTATGCTCTAATAACGCCAATATTGGGTGGCAAAAAAGTTTTATTTCCAATTCCGACAGCAAATAAAGAAGATATCCTGTTTTTAAAAGAACTTGTTGAAAAGCGGGAATTTAAACCCGTCATAGATAGACAATATAAGTTAGACCAAATAGTCGAAGCTTACAAATATGTCGAAAGCGGCCAAAAGACCGGAAATGTAGTATTGAAAATTATAGAATAA